The Mucilaginibacter sp. PAMB04168 genome contains the following window.
TCCCGCCTATGGTGGCAGGCATCCATTGCCAGGTGTGGAAGACTTTGCCAGGCTGTTGGGTAGCTTAGGTATTACGGAACAAACACACGTTGTTATTTATGACGATAAAGCCGGCGCCAACCCGGCTGCACGCCTGTGGTGGATGCTGCGTGCCGTTGGGCACGAGCAGGTACAAGTATTAAGCGGTGGTTTACAAGCAGCGGTTGATGCAGGCTTAAACCTAACAACCATGATTCCGGTACCGCCCGTGGTAACACAATACATTACCAAGCACAATTACACGGGCACAGTTACGCTTGATGAGGTGGCCGAAGCCGCTAAAAACCCAAGCAAAATAGTAATAGATGTGAGAGAAACACCACGTTATCTTGGCCAAACCGAGCCTATAGATTTAATTGCCGGTCATATACCGGGTGCTATTAACGTACCTTATACCACTAATTTAAGTCCGGCTACTCGCTATTTACCGGGCAGCGAATTGAAAGCTAATTACCTGAACGTATTTGGCGAGGTACAACCCAATCAAGTTATTGTACACTGCGGCTCAGGCGTAACAGCTTGCCATACATTACTGGCGTTAGAACAGGCCGGACTGTTGGGCGCTCAGTTGTACGTAGGCTCATGGAGCGAGTGGTCGCGCCGGGATTTACCAATTGCAACTGAATAGAAGACATTGCTTAGCTGAGGAATATCATTCCAATATAACATAAACAACAAACCCGGGATCAGTCAAAACCCGGGTTTGTTGTTTTTTTAGTGGCGGTAGCCGTTACTATCGTAAGGTCCGCGGTGGCCATCGCGATGATGATCGCGGCCACGATAATTGTCGCGGTTATAACGGCCTCGCCTGTCTTGTGCTACCATGCAACTGGTTAATGAACTAGCCAGTGATGCTATTAACGCTATGCTTAAAATGGTCTTTTTCATAATGTTTCTTGCATTTAATATGAATTAGAGGGGAGCGGAGGCTCAAAGATTAGTCGGTCATGTATTTGTTACTTAAGCAAGAACTGTTTACGCAACGCAGGCCTAAACCAGTAAGTTTCTATCCATAGTTAGATGTATTAATTAAAAAATTTAACACTTTTGAAATGTAAACATCACTTATGTATAAAACTCTCCTCATTACATTACTAGCGGGTATTGGCTTAAACGTGGCTCAGGCGCAAACCGACAGCGCAATTACGCCATCAAGCATTAAAACCTTAACGTTAAAACAGTATGCCGATTACCAG
Protein-coding sequences here:
- a CDS encoding sulfurtransferase, whose protein sequence is MLPLIEAEELKKLDKDTYVLIDARGFGNSRERYKQGHLEGAVYVDLEDLAVHPENPAYGGRHPLPGVEDFARLLGSLGITEQTHVVIYDDKAGANPAARLWWMLRAVGHEQVQVLSGGLQAAVDAGLNLTTMIPVPPVVTQYITKHNYTGTVTLDEVAEAAKNPSKIVIDVRETPRYLGQTEPIDLIAGHIPGAINVPYTTNLSPATRYLPGSELKANYLNVFGEVQPNQVIVHCGSGVTACHTLLALEQAGLLGAQLYVGSWSEWSRRDLPIATE